In Glycine max cultivar Williams 82 chromosome 10, Glycine_max_v4.0, whole genome shotgun sequence, the DNA window GCTTTGCATTTGGCTACAATCATCATCCCGTTGCAGCGACTGACGAGCGACTCAGactcttcctcttccttcttcctcttcctctgttatCGATCTGATGAGGGTGAAAGGAACGTTTCCAGAATCTTCCATCCAAATTCGCATAAATGAAGAcgttttgtataatatattttattaataaagagggaaaactgaaataaaaaataattaaaaaatttataacttcaAATTAAATGCAGTTGTCAAAAAGACCGTAGTagtttggtgactaacaaagacggtttttataaaaccgccTTTGTAACCTTCACATTGAAGGCGGTTCTATAAAACCGTTGTCGTtagcttaaaaaaatttattttatttttaaaaattccatctacatcggtttttttataaccgatgtagataAGACGACATAAAAAGacatttttgtagtagtgatgaaaactaaaattatcataattttcacaatccttagataaattttataatttaaatgtacagatttttttaaacaaagatTATACACTCAAATATACcaccatgaaaaataaaagaaaataaatcacgTAATAAAAACAggatctttaattatttaacatattaaacGGTAAATCACATGTAAATTATTGATCACAGAAAATGACGAGTCACATGTAATTCTTCCTTGCACAAAGCTGGTTTGGTATGGATATTTCTTCATATATCCTCGtagaagaattttttaaaaagatccATAAGTGCTGTCAGGAAATTCATGGAAATAAGAACACCATCTCCATCAGGGCTTATAATAATATGTGCCCTAACTTCTCGAAATACTTTTGCTAAACCAAAGTGCACAGGCTTTCCCCAACCAAAATCTGCATCATACACTGGCAAGCTCATCCAGCTTGTGATGAGAATGTTATGAGGATTCCCAGAATAGGGTTCATTAATAAGGTCTCCTTGTCCCGAGAAAAAAGCCCTTATGTTATCCAATTGCTCTTGCCCTAAAACATAACTTATGTGTGACCTTATATACTCATATGTAACCGCATAAACCGCATCCCTTATCTTTTGAGCCCCATAGCTTAATGGGTTTAATAAGATATCTCCCACACTACACTTAGGAGTCAGTGTTTTTGCCAAAGCATTCCCAAAATAATTCTGAGGGAGAGGTGGATTCAATCTATTGCGAATATCAACACTAAACGTAACTACAGTTGGTTGGTGATTCTCATCAGATGCATGAGCGTGATGAGCCTTAGATGCACATCTCCATATATGAGAAGAAATAGCTTCAAATCTGCTATAAGGTCTTACCCCTTCTTTTGAAGGTTGTTCATTAGCCTTCTTCTTCAGCTTCTCCACTTGGCTTGATGAGAGTTTCAACAATATAGCACTTATCTTGTTTTGCTCAGCAATGTTGTCTGGCATGAACCTTACAGGCTTCCACTCTGGGAGATCAACACATGGTTCTG includes these proteins:
- the LOC100814459 gene encoding spermidine hydroxycinnamoyl transferase encodes the protein MITIVASYNVTPNQPTPSDPIWLSDSDQIGHLRHVNTIYAYKSRPNNTIDIERMKNSLSKILVPYYPIAGRLKLTKNGRMEVDCNAKGVTLIEAESTATFGDYGDFAPSDSTMELVPKVDYTRPSEDMPLMLVQLTRFCGGEGLAIGVAFSHPLVDGTAAIFFINRWAKLVRGEELDPNEVPFLDRTLLKFPEPSEPCVDLPEWKPVRFMPDNIAEQNKISAILLKLSSSQVEKLKKKANEQPSKEGVRPYSRFEAISSHIWRCASKAHHAHASDENHQPTVVTFSVDIRNRLNPPLPQNYFGNALAKTLTPKCSVGDILLNPLSYGAQKIRDAVYAVTYEYIRSHISYVLGQEQLDNIRAFFSGQGDLINEPYSGNPHNILITSWMSLPVYDADFGWGKPVHFGLAKVFREVRAHIIISPDGDGVLISMNFLTALMDLFKKFFYEDI